One window of the Anopheles cruzii chromosome 2, idAnoCruzAS_RS32_06, whole genome shotgun sequence genome contains the following:
- the LOC128269068 gene encoding uroporphyrinogen decarboxylase isoform X2, with amino-acid sequence MEKEFPALKNDNLLRAARGETVDRVPVWVMRQAGRYLPEFQEVRAKHDFFTVCRTPELACEVTMQPLRRFDLDASIIFSDILVIPQALGIVVEMKPGVGPVLPEPLVGPADLERLNQTGAIDRLKYVGDAITMMRHMLDGKVPLFGFTGAPWTLMGYMIEGGGSKTMSKAKAWLTEHPEASQKLLDILTDQVVDYLVTQVKAGAQMVQVFESSAEHLSKEQFLSVSLPCLQRIRIDLLRKLGEQNVPAVPMVLFAKGAMHSLPEQAQTGYEVIGLDWTIDPEEARRLVGPNVTLQGNLDPQDMYKPQDELRELVLTMVRKFGKHRYIANLGHGITPATPVESMTTLVQAVHDAL; translated from the exons ATGGAAAAG GAATTCCCGGCACTGAAGAATGACAATCTGCTTCGGGCGGCCCGTGGCGAGACGGTCGATCGGGTCCCGGTGTGGGTAATGCGACAGGCCGGTCGCTATCTGCCCGAGTTCCAGGAGGTACGGGCAAAGCATGACTTTTTCACCGTCTGCCGCACACCGGAGCTGGCCTGTGAGGTGACGATGCAGCCGCTCCGTCGGTTCGATCTCGATGCGTCGATCATCTTCTCCGACATCCTCGTGATACCGCAGGCGCTCGGCATCGTGGTGGAAATGAAGCCGGGAGTCGGTCCGGTGCTGCCCGAACCCCTCGTCGGGCCGGCCGATCTCGAGCGGCTCAACCAGAcgggcgcgatcgatcggttaaAGTATGTGGGCGATGCCATTACCATGATGCGTCACATGTTGGACGGCAAAGTGCCACTGTTCGGCTTCACCGGTGCACCGTGGACGCTGATGGGCTACATGATCGAGGGCGGCGGAAGTAAAACCATGTCAAAGGCCAAAGCGTGGCTTACCGAGCACCCGGAAGCCAGCCAGAAGCTGCTCGACATTCTCACCGACCAGGTGGTGGACTATTTGGTCACGCAGGTGAAGGCAGGGGCACAAATGGTGCAAGTGTTCGAATCGAGCGCAGAACACCTGAGCAAGGAGCAGTTCCTGTCCGTGTCACTGCCCTGCCTGCAGCGGATTCGAATCGATTTGCTCCGCAAACTGGGCGAACAGAACGTGCCGGCCGTTCCGATGGTGCTGTTTGCCAAAGGTGCCATGCATTCACTGCCGGAGCAAGCTCAAACCGGGTACGAGGTCATCGGTCTGGATTGGACCATCGACCCGGAGGAGGCACGTCGGCTGGTCGGTCCGAATGTTACCCTGCAAGGGAACCTTGACCCTCAGGACATGTACAAACCACAGGACGAGCTGCGCGAGCTCGTGCTAACCATGGTACGGAAGTTTGGAAAGCATCGGTACATCGCCAACCTCGGCCACGGCATTACTCCGGCGACCCCAGTCGAAAGCATGACCACGCTCGTGCAGGCAGTGCACGATGCACTATGA
- the LOC128269068 gene encoding uroporphyrinogen decarboxylase isoform X1, whose amino-acid sequence MKEKNPPLALQPIQARRTSDEFPALKNDNLLRAARGETVDRVPVWVMRQAGRYLPEFQEVRAKHDFFTVCRTPELACEVTMQPLRRFDLDASIIFSDILVIPQALGIVVEMKPGVGPVLPEPLVGPADLERLNQTGAIDRLKYVGDAITMMRHMLDGKVPLFGFTGAPWTLMGYMIEGGGSKTMSKAKAWLTEHPEASQKLLDILTDQVVDYLVTQVKAGAQMVQVFESSAEHLSKEQFLSVSLPCLQRIRIDLLRKLGEQNVPAVPMVLFAKGAMHSLPEQAQTGYEVIGLDWTIDPEEARRLVGPNVTLQGNLDPQDMYKPQDELRELVLTMVRKFGKHRYIANLGHGITPATPVESMTTLVQAVHDAL is encoded by the exons ATGAAAGAGAAGAATCCGCCTCTTGCATTGCAGCCGATACAGGCTCGAAGAACGAGTGAT GAATTCCCGGCACTGAAGAATGACAATCTGCTTCGGGCGGCCCGTGGCGAGACGGTCGATCGGGTCCCGGTGTGGGTAATGCGACAGGCCGGTCGCTATCTGCCCGAGTTCCAGGAGGTACGGGCAAAGCATGACTTTTTCACCGTCTGCCGCACACCGGAGCTGGCCTGTGAGGTGACGATGCAGCCGCTCCGTCGGTTCGATCTCGATGCGTCGATCATCTTCTCCGACATCCTCGTGATACCGCAGGCGCTCGGCATCGTGGTGGAAATGAAGCCGGGAGTCGGTCCGGTGCTGCCCGAACCCCTCGTCGGGCCGGCCGATCTCGAGCGGCTCAACCAGAcgggcgcgatcgatcggttaaAGTATGTGGGCGATGCCATTACCATGATGCGTCACATGTTGGACGGCAAAGTGCCACTGTTCGGCTTCACCGGTGCACCGTGGACGCTGATGGGCTACATGATCGAGGGCGGCGGAAGTAAAACCATGTCAAAGGCCAAAGCGTGGCTTACCGAGCACCCGGAAGCCAGCCAGAAGCTGCTCGACATTCTCACCGACCAGGTGGTGGACTATTTGGTCACGCAGGTGAAGGCAGGGGCACAAATGGTGCAAGTGTTCGAATCGAGCGCAGAACACCTGAGCAAGGAGCAGTTCCTGTCCGTGTCACTGCCCTGCCTGCAGCGGATTCGAATCGATTTGCTCCGCAAACTGGGCGAACAGAACGTGCCGGCCGTTCCGATGGTGCTGTTTGCCAAAGGTGCCATGCATTCACTGCCGGAGCAAGCTCAAACCGGGTACGAGGTCATCGGTCTGGATTGGACCATCGACCCGGAGGAGGCACGTCGGCTGGTCGGTCCGAATGTTACCCTGCAAGGGAACCTTGACCCTCAGGACATGTACAAACCACAGGACGAGCTGCGCGAGCTCGTGCTAACCATGGTACGGAAGTTTGGAAAGCATCGGTACATCGCCAACCTCGGCCACGGCATTACTCCGGCGACCCCAGTCGAAAGCATGACCACGCTCGTGCAGGCAGTGCACGATGCACTATGA